In Hevea brasiliensis isolate MT/VB/25A 57/8 chromosome 13, ASM3005281v1, whole genome shotgun sequence, a single genomic region encodes these proteins:
- the LOC110642766 gene encoding uncharacterized protein LOC110642766 has protein sequence MATDVPVKHPPVNPCCTVWKDKCSKLEVGRKHLRQAVQILNEQIDKIQTENTTLKKAYEQEQARAETEKEWKDKELAVRVSLENEISALKSEVFSLKQKISAEAEDERGEVKLLQHHVSEAEKEITRLKSLLEKEKIRADSEKKNAEAQKKSATEAWKHVKTEKAKADEERKLANNEGKKAEEYRLQLEKFRKEVDEEKSKLVSGTLKLEEAVKKLEAEKQKVTKERKRADLEMAKAEEQRKLAEANRKKVIEEKSCAESLSQQLKDAMQRIEELQKEMNSILLSRKLDETPGYQCNQSEMSVFNHQISSLQRKGSADIKDKTRDAILFQDYLSEEEKEINQLKGLLQKEKERADSLKKTAEAEKKSASEAWKLMITEKVKADEERKKSEGYQIQLEALRKEADETKAKMMSNILKFEDANKRLVIEKHRVTEERKCTDLEKAKGKELRKLAETNGKSVMEGKSCAGNLSQKSEGAGKRMEELQKEINKFILSRSLDGSPVDLNSNAQAAKMRFKFWLENFMKDADHAELVLEFLKFEEAIKRFEVEKQGIVMEKKHTDTELREVEELRKLVEVNRKMALEEKSRADQLSCQIEESRRKIEELQKQIEELLSSRRVVEASAILPSKEVKTKSRKLKLLERRLKLEKMRLKYAKQVAKLEKIRSSTLQQELGRIKVDSDQISQRLDALDKWFSSGVECREDLEKDGVSVNMQRSKLKRKFGDLEPSQKYVPKESELKPSCMAKATCYPLSQSLYHKSRLLPACKGDCAESISSIDSQLKSLHESSHKKMLQSSAINSRSASFSDSKLLDSQEMGAFVSKSEKWVENSDGQTTISGLSGEVTKMQFNENLAVVAENSIRNPLGVDSSRRVNGQNRKWKKMVDAIESIEFLYSEGKKLDVQMEEKLCVLHGMLNREIEKPLDELKLVEASALGGSYAKHERGHKRKAPCDETIIMQHFCSIDEQKEIVPIGNEVLDDANACRHASPSVINQLGIPLECIKGLSDSFESDLAIMERVEEVENGVYMKLLDLDNTADEESYRKALEMPLSPNLPEIEISSADIFDMDKFEAGYSVHGGLSNEKGIKVPSHSFDVVDVEISSKNLTCNASGTSCGELLQGNQGLVNSFDMFGNENGYCNMEIERASDKQTGGDSEVLKISNIPISRDGALKFSSESKLESVHDNIPAYCVVFANTKDSSSVSRIFCATRTCVVHCSLDTETQCMVQKILDVIKMEEELLPKDKACAFFTSILLNFSVSALGKPGCFLDRDFLHCLDLFAGQINSVVSGVDTRSSVAGLGCLNELLHLIEDFLINGQVMVLADVSSETLSEFGSRMNIFLDGLNINMFSKPASADQLVAGSIILASICKAIDRIEIIFEASYNLLRIRKYDTGVLLTILHVFAYIGGSKFFSLKEYSLTVTVLKSIIFFLEGHSSVASAHSSVASASSCLSSLQEVGLKFHLCAKCPFDAVSVDVVASMLMEKLHSCVLSGTMHQHLMELDNLSNSHAKESLSAEIVSCALHVNCDASCSTNKCVMPSDSNCVHSRTLCYLSDVLSLVELLACYMSWEWTCGKIIPVLLEILERPMLDDFAVAVVVLLGQLGRIGVAACGYQDMEVENLKCKLSGYLLRDSTIRASFPVQIAAITSLLGLMSLNFEDVVQSELRLPEVASQSVFKLIRNWFSSLGKEQQTLSFNLLQSAAIVTR, from the exons ATGGCTACAGACGTTCCGGTAAAGCATCCGCCGGTGAATCCCTGCTGTACGGTG TGGAAGGACAAATGTTCCAAGCTAGAAGTTGGGCGGAAACATTTAAGACAAGCTGTGCAGATTCTCAATGAACAAATCGATAAGATTCAAACGGAGAATACCACTCTCAAGAAAG CATATGAGCAAGAGCAGGCACGGGCAGAAACTGAGAAAGAGTGGAAAGATAAAGAATTGGCTGTCAGAGTTTCTTTGGAGAATGAGATTTCTGCCTTGAAGTCTGAAGTATTCTCCTTAAAGCAGAAAATAAGTGCAGAAGCTGAGGATGAAAGGGGGGAAGTGAAGCTCCTTCAGCATCATGTTTCTGAAGCGGAAAAGGAAATCACAAGGCTTAAATCGCTTCTCGAGAAAGAGAAAATAAGGGCAGATTCTGAAAAGAAGAATGCCGAGGCGCAGAAGAAAAGTGCTACTGAAGCATGGAAACATGTGAAAACTGAAAAGGCCAAGGCTGATGAAGAGAGGAAGCTTGCTAATAATGAAGGGAAGAAGGCTGAGGAATATCGGCTTCAGTTAGAGAAATTTAGGAAAGAAGTTGATGAAGAAAAATCAAAGCTGGTTTCTGGGACATTGAAGCTTGAAGAGGCAGTTAAAAAATTAGAAGCAGAAAAGCAGAAAGTGACCAAGGAGAGGAAACGTGCTGATTTAGAGATGGCTAAAGCAGAGGAGCAAAGGAAGCTTGCAGAAGCAAACAGGAAGAAGGTCATAGAAGAAAAATCTTGTGCTGAGAGTCTTTCTCAGCAGTTGAAGGATGCTATGCAAAGAATTGAGGAACTACAGAAGGAGATGAATAGCATTTTGTTGTCCAGAAAGTTAGATGAGACTCCTGGTTATCAATGCAATCAAAGTGAGATGTCTGTCTTCAATCATCAAATCTCCTCCTTACAGCGAAAAGGAAGTGCAgatattaaagataaaacaaggGATGCAATACTTTTTCAAGATTACCTTTCTGAAGAGGAAAAGGAAATCAATCAGCTCAAGGGGCTTCTtcagaaagagaaagaaagagcaGATTCTCTAAAGAAAACTGCTGAGGCAGAGAAGAAGAGTGCTTCTGAAGCATGGAAACTCATGATAACTGAAAAGGTTAAGGCTgatgaagaaaggaagaagtctgAGGGATATCAGATTCAATTGGAGGCATTGAGGAAAGAAGCTGATGAAACAAAGGCAAAAATGATGTCTAATATTTTGAAGTTTGAAGATGCAAATAAAAGGTTAGTAATAGAAAAACATCGAGTGACTGAAGAGAGAAAGTGtactgatttggagaaggctaAGGGAAAGGAGCTAAGAAAACTTGCTGAAACAAATGGGAAGAGTGTCATGGAAGGAAAATCTTGTGCTGGAAATCTTTCTCAGAAATCGGAAGGTGCTGGAAAAAGAATGGAGGAATTACAGAAAGAGATAAATAAATTCATCCTCTCTAGAAGTTTGGATGGGTCTCCAGTTGATCTAAATTCAAATGCTCAAGCTGCAAAAATGAGATTTAAGTTTTGGTTAGAGAATTTCATGAAAGATGCAGATCATGCAGAGTTAGTTTTGGAGTTTTTAAAATTTGAGGAGGCAATCAAAAGGTTTGAGGTTGAAAAACAGGGGATTGTGATGGAGAAAAAGCACACAGATACAGAATTGAGGGAAGTAGAAGAGCTAAGAAAGCTTGTGGAAGTGAATAGGAAGATGGCATTGGAAGAAAAATCTCGTGCTGATCAGCTGTCTTGTCAAATTGAAGAAAGTAGGCGTAAAATTGAAGAACTGCAGAAGCAGATAGAGGAACTTTTATCTTCTAGAAGAGTAGTTGAGGCTTCTGCTATTTTACCTAGCAAAGAAGTGAAGACCAAATCCAGAAAATTGAAGCTTTTAGAAAGAAGGTTGAAGCTTGAAAAGATGCGATTGAAGTATGCCAAACAAGTGGCTAAGTTGGAAAAGATTCGCAGTAGTACTTTACAACAGGAACTAGGTCGCATAAAGGTGGattctgatcaaatttcacagcGCTTGGATGCTCTGGATAAATGGTTTTCGTCTGGTGTTGAATGTAGAGAGGACTTGGAAAAG GATGGAGTATCAGTGAACATGCAGAGATCAAAGCTGAAAAGGAAGTTTGGTGATTTAGAACCATCCCAGAAGTATGTTCCTAAAGAAAGTGAGCTCAAGCCTAGTTGCATGGCTAAGGCTACCTGTTATCCTCTTAGTCAATCCCTGTACCACAAATCTCGATTGCTCCCTGCATGTAAAGGGGACTGTGCTGAATCCATTTCAAGTATTGATTCTCAATTGAAGTCTCTGCATGAAAGTTCTCATAAAAAAATGTTACAGAGTTCTGCAATAAATTCCAGGTCAGCATCTTTTTCTGATAGTAAGTTGCTTGACTCACAGGAAATGGGTGCTTTTGTTTCCAAATCAGAGAAATGGGTAGAGAACTCTGATGGACAAACAACAATTTCTGGATTATCTGGTGAAGTGACCAAAATGCAGTTCAATGAAAATCTAGCTGTGGTGGCTGAAAATAGTATCAGAAATCCTCTTGGCGTTGATAGTTCTAGAAGAGTTAATGGACAAAACAGAAAGTGGAAGAAAATGGTTGATGCAATTGAATCGATTGAATTTTTGTATTCAGAAGGTAAGAAGTTGGATGTGCAGATGGAAGAAAAACTGTGTGTCTTGCATGGTATGTTAAACAGAGAAATTGAGAAACCACTTGATGAATTGAAGCTTGTGGAAGCTAGTGCTCTAGGTGGTTCATATGCTAAGCATGAGAGGGGTCACAAGAGAAAGGCACCTTGTGATGAGACAATAATTATGCAACATTTTTGCAGCATAGATGAGCAGAAGGAGATtgtaccaattggaaatgaagttCTTGATGATGCAAATGCCTGCAGACATGCTTCCCCTTCTGTCATTAATCAGTTGGGAATCCCACTAGAATGCATCAAGGGATTAAGTGATTCTTTTGAAAGTGACCTTGCAATTATGGAAAGGGTTGAGGAAGTAGAAAATGGGGTTTACATGAAATTATTGGACTTGGATAATACTGCAGATGAGGAAAGTTACAGGAAAGCACTGGAAATGCCCTTGTCACCTAATCTTCCTGAGATTGAGATTTCTAGTGCTGATATATTTGATATGGATAAGTTTGAAGCAGGTTATAGCGTCCATGGAGGATTGTCAAATGAGAAAGGCATCAAGGTGCCTTCTCACAGTTTTGACGTTGTTGATGTGGAAATTAGTTCCAAAAACTTGACATGTAATGCCTCGGGAACTTCCTGTGGTGAATTACTGCAGGGGAATCAAGGTCTTGTTAATTCTTTTGATATGTTTGGCAATGAAAATGGCTATTGTAATATGGAAATTGAAAGAGCTTCTGATAAGCAGACTGGTGGGGATTCTGAAGTGCTCAAGATTTCAAACATACCTATTTCCAGGGATGGGGCCCTGAAATTTTCATCTGAAAGCAAACTTGAATCCGTGCATGACAATATTCCTGCATATTGTGTGGTGTTTGCTAATACTAAGGACTCTAGCAGTGTTTCGAGAATATTTTGTGCGACAAGAACTTGTGTGGTCCACTGCTCTTTGGATACTGAAACCCAGTGCATGGTCCAAAAGATTTTGGATGTTATAAAAATGGAAGAGGAACTTTTACCCAA GGATAAGGCTTGTGCATTTTTCACATCGATTCTGCTGAATTTCTCTGTGAGTGCTTTGGGGAAGCCTGGATGTTTTTTGGATAGGGATTTTCTCCATTGCCTAGATTTATTTGCTGGGCAAATAAATTCAG TGGTGTCAGGTGTTGATACAAGAAGTTCAGTTGCAGGTTTAGGTTGTTTGAATGAACTGCTTCATCTCATTGAGGATTTTCTCATAAATGGGCAAGTGATGGTGCTGGCTGATGTATCTTCTGAGACATTGAGTGAATTTGGTTCAAGGATGAATATCTTTCTGGATGGTTTAAACATAAATATGTTCTCGAAACCTGCTTCAGCTGATCAATTGGTGGCAGGGAGCATCATATTGGCATCAATATGTAAAGCTATAGACCGCATCGAGATTATTTTTGAGGCTTCTTACAATCTTTTGCGGATTCGAAAATATGATACTGGTGTTTTATTGACCATTCTTCATGTTTTTGCATACATTGGCGGCAGTAAATTTTTCTCGCTGAAGGAATACAGTTTGACAGTGACCGTGTTAAAATCAATAATATTTTTTCTTGAAGGACATTCATCAGTTGCTTCAGCACATTCATCAGTTGCTTCAGCTTCTTCATGCCTTTCATCTTTGCAAGAGGTTGGACTTAAGTTCCATCTGTGTGCGAAATGTCCGTTTGATGCAGTTTCAGTGGATGTGGTTGCATCAATGCTGATGGAAAAGCTTCATAGTTGTGTTTTATCAGGAACCATGCATCAGCATCTCATGGAACTGGATAATTTATCAAATTCCCATGCTAAGGAGAGTTTAAGTGCTGAAATAGTTTCTTGTGCCCTTCATGTGAATTGTGATGCATCTTGTAGTACAAATAAGTGTGTGATGCCTTCTGATTCAAATTGTGTCCATAGTCGGACTTTATGTTACCTTAGTGATGTCCTATCTTTGGTGGAACTGCTCGCTTGCTACATG AGCTGGGAGTGGACATGTGGTAAAATTATCCCCGTGTTGCTGGAAATTTTGGAAAGACCTATGCTAGATGATTTTGCTGTTGCTGTTGTTGTTCTGCTTGGTCAGCTTGGGAG GATTGGAGTTGCTGCTTGTGGTTACCAGGACATGgaagttgagaacttgaaatgtaaATTATCTGGTTATCTGTTGCGGGATAGTACCATCAGAGCATCTTTTCCTGTTCAAATTGCCGCCATTACTTCTTTGCTAGGACTTATGTCTCTTAATTTTGAAGATGTCGTCCAGAGTGAATTGAGGCTTCCAGAAGTTGCAAGTCAATCTGTTTTTAAACTTATAAGAAATTGGTTTTCTTCATTAGGCAAGGAGCAACAGACCTTGTCGTTCAACCTCTTACAGTCTGCTGCAATAGTTACAAGGTGA